A single window of Dermochelys coriacea isolate rDerCor1 chromosome 14, rDerCor1.pri.v4, whole genome shotgun sequence DNA harbors:
- the LOC119843362 gene encoding zinc finger protein RFP-like — MAAENPVESLQEEATCPVCLEYFTHPVTLECGHNLCRACIAQCWEGPDTAASCPQCRETAQQRNLRPNRQLGNMVEISKRLSFQVAKRAGGDGVCERHQETLKLFCEEDQTPICVICRESRAHRAHIVVPIQEAAQEYKKQTQTERQKTVSEFQKLRQFLEEQEQLLLAQLEKLDEEIVMIQNEKFVSL, encoded by the exons ATGGCTGCAGAGAACCCCGTGGAAAGTCTCCAGGAGGAAGCAACATGTCCCGTCTGTCTGGAGTATTTCACACACCCTGTCACTCTGGAGTGTGGGCACAATCTCTGCCGAGCCTGCATcgcccagtgctgggagggacCCGACACAGCCGCCTCCTGCCCTCAGTGCAGAGAAACTGCGCAACAGAGAAACCTCAGGCCCAACAGGCAGCTGGGAAACATGGTAGAAATCTCCAAGCGGCTGAGTTTCCAAGTAGCAAAAagagcaggaggggatggggtgtgtgAGAGACACCAGGAGACTCTGAAACTGTTCTGTGAAGAGGATCAAACCCCCATCTGTGTGATCTGCAGAGAGTCCCGGGCTCACCGGGCTCACATTGTGGTTCCCATACAGGAAGCCGCCCAGGAGTACAAG aaacaaacacaaaccgAGAGGCAGAAGACTGTGTCTGAATTTCAGAAACTGCGGCAGTTTCTGGAGGAACAAGAGCAACTCCTGCTGGCCCAGCTGGAAAAGCTGGATGAGGAGATTGTGATGATCCAGaatgaaaaatttgttagtctctaa